A single genomic interval of Thermoanaerobaculum aquaticum harbors:
- a CDS encoding 2,3-bisphosphoglycerate-independent phosphoglycerate mutase, with protein sequence MDPMQVVERQAQQTDSRILLLVMDGLGDIPNAQGQTPLSAARKPNLDRLAREGCCGRFDPVGPGITPGSGPGHLALFGYDPAQYEIGRGVLSAVGIDFPLQAGDVAARFNFCTLDAQGHIVDRRAGRIPTEENRRLVAKLREVQLPGVQVFVETESEHRGVLVLRGEGLSPRIADTDPQKTGVRPLPVRALVPEAERTAALVAQFVSQAQRILAGEPQASGLLLRGFDSLPRIPSMQERFRLRPLCVATYPMYRGLARLVGMEVVEPPEGLADIPRVLTRHVEGHDFAFVHVKYTDKAGEDGDFERKKAVVEEMDRLLPELLAARFDVVVVTADHSTPVALASHSWHPVPALLWAPGRVFADDVVEFSEKACIAGALGRLPLRFLLAEALACAGKLAKFGA encoded by the coding sequence ATGGACCCCATGCAGGTGGTGGAACGGCAAGCGCAGCAAACCGACTCGCGCATCCTGCTGTTGGTCATGGACGGCCTGGGCGATATCCCCAACGCCCAGGGGCAAACGCCGCTTTCGGCAGCTCGCAAGCCCAACCTGGACCGGCTGGCCCGGGAAGGGTGTTGCGGCCGCTTCGATCCGGTGGGCCCGGGGATTACCCCCGGTTCTGGCCCCGGGCATTTGGCTTTGTTTGGCTACGACCCCGCCCAGTACGAAATTGGCCGGGGGGTGCTCTCGGCGGTGGGGATTGACTTTCCGCTGCAGGCCGGCGACGTGGCTGCCCGCTTCAACTTCTGCACCCTGGACGCCCAGGGCCACATCGTGGATCGCCGGGCCGGCCGCATCCCCACAGAGGAAAACCGCCGGCTGGTGGCCAAGCTCAGGGAAGTTCAGCTGCCCGGCGTGCAGGTCTTTGTGGAAACCGAATCCGAGCACCGCGGGGTGCTGGTCCTCCGGGGCGAAGGTCTTTCCCCAAGGATTGCCGACACCGACCCGCAAAAGACCGGCGTGCGGCCGCTGCCGGTGCGCGCCCTGGTCCCCGAAGCGGAAAGGACCGCCGCCCTGGTGGCCCAGTTCGTGAGCCAAGCCCAGAGGATTTTGGCCGGGGAGCCGCAGGCTTCGGGTTTGCTTTTGCGGGGCTTTGACTCGCTGCCCAGGATCCCCTCGATGCAGGAGCGGTTTCGGTTGCGCCCCCTGTGCGTGGCCACCTACCCCATGTACCGGGGCCTGGCCCGGTTGGTGGGGATGGAGGTGGTGGAACCGCCGGAAGGATTGGCGGACATCCCCCGGGTGCTGACCCGGCACGTGGAAGGCCACGATTTTGCCTTCGTCCACGTGAAGTACACCGACAAAGCCGGGGAGGATGGGGACTTTGAGCGCAAGAAAGCCGTGGTGGAAGAGATGGATCGGCTGCTCCCGGAGCTTTTAGCTGCAAGGTTCGATGTGGTGGTGGTGACCGCCGACCACTCCACGCCGGTGGCCTTGGCGAGCCACTCCTGGCACCCGGTACCGGCGCTTTTGTGGGCTCCGGGCAGGGTTTTTGCCGACGACGTGGTGGAGTTCTCGGAAAAGGCCTGCATCGCCGGCGCTCTCGGCCGGTTGCCCCTGCGTTTCCTTTTGGCGGAAGCGTTAGCCTGCGCCGGAAAGCTCGCCAAATTCGGGGCGTAA
- a CDS encoding M16 family metallopeptidase, with translation MSTTAFAQTVPEIPFEKHVLPNGLTLIIHEDHKAPIVAVNVWYHVGSKNEKPGKTGFAHLFEHLMFNGSEHFNDDYFKALEKVGATDLNGTTNTDRTNYFQNVPSSALDYVLFLESDRMGHLLGAIDQAKLDEQRGVVQNEKRQGENQPYGLVRQLLAEYTYPAGHPYSWTTIGSMEDLNAASLEDVHNWFKTYYGPNNAVLVVAGDVNPQEVKAKVEKYFGDIPPGPPIAKQTAWIAKMTGERRAWAQDRVPQARVYMVWNVPPLTDPEADLLDLVASVLTNGKTSRLYKRLVYDEQIATDVSAYVWGKELGSQFMIVATAKPGGDLATVEKEIREELQKLLAQGPTPDEVERAKLTWRADFLRGIERIGGFGGKSDVLATGEVFYKDPGAYKKQWATVQQASPGSLQKVAQKWLSDGLFVLEVHPFPKLEAKGQGVDRSALPAVGELPEPAFPELQTATLANGLKVVLAERRAVPLVEMELVFDAGFASDTPETLGRASLAMAMLDEGTKTRTALQISDELQKLGAELATGSTLDSSYVSLSALTEKLADSLALFADVVLNPTFPEQDFQRLKKQQLAAIAREKVTPVAMGLRVLPALLYGEGHPYAVPFTGSGTEATVAKLTREDLVRFHQSYFKPNNATLVVVGDVSLAELKAHLEKLFGGWKPGEVRAKTLQAAGGPQAREVYILDRPGSQQSVILAGLLAPPKNDPWEEALKLVHEVLGGSFTSRLNMNLREDKHWSYGARVVFPDARGQRPFFAMAPVQGDKTKEALLETVKEFEHIVGAKPIAAEELAKAKGNLTLTLPGRWETNEAVLRSLFEVVQFGLPLDYYKTYAQRIRAVELPVAQRVASEVIQPARMVYVVVGDRSKIEAGIRELNLGPVKFLDSDGRPVQ, from the coding sequence ATGAGCACCACGGCTTTTGCCCAGACAGTTCCGGAAATTCCCTTTGAAAAGCACGTGCTTCCTAACGGGCTTACGCTCATCATCCACGAGGACCACAAAGCCCCCATCGTGGCGGTGAACGTTTGGTACCACGTGGGTTCAAAAAACGAAAAGCCCGGAAAGACAGGCTTTGCCCACCTCTTCGAGCACTTGATGTTCAACGGCTCCGAGCACTTCAACGACGACTACTTCAAGGCTTTGGAAAAGGTGGGAGCCACAGACCTCAACGGCACTACCAACACGGACCGCACCAACTACTTCCAAAACGTGCCCTCTTCCGCTCTGGACTACGTGCTGTTCTTGGAGTCCGACCGCATGGGGCACCTCCTGGGTGCCATTGACCAGGCCAAGCTGGACGAGCAGCGCGGCGTAGTGCAAAACGAAAAGAGGCAAGGGGAAAACCAACCCTACGGCCTGGTGCGCCAGCTCCTGGCGGAGTACACCTACCCCGCTGGCCACCCCTACTCCTGGACCACCATTGGCTCCATGGAGGACCTCAACGCCGCTTCCCTGGAGGACGTGCACAACTGGTTTAAGACCTACTACGGCCCCAACAACGCGGTGTTGGTGGTGGCCGGGGACGTGAACCCCCAGGAGGTCAAGGCCAAAGTGGAAAAGTACTTTGGGGACATTCCGCCGGGACCGCCCATTGCCAAGCAAACCGCGTGGATTGCCAAGATGACCGGCGAACGGCGGGCCTGGGCCCAGGATCGGGTGCCGCAGGCGCGGGTGTACATGGTGTGGAACGTGCCCCCTCTCACCGATCCCGAAGCCGACCTTTTGGACCTGGTGGCTTCCGTTCTTACCAACGGCAAAACCTCGAGGCTCTACAAGCGGCTGGTTTACGACGAGCAAATTGCCACCGATGTAAGCGCTTACGTCTGGGGCAAGGAGCTGGGCAGCCAGTTCATGATTGTCGCCACCGCTAAGCCTGGGGGCGATTTGGCCACGGTGGAAAAGGAAATCCGCGAAGAGCTGCAAAAGCTTTTGGCGCAGGGGCCTACGCCTGACGAGGTGGAGCGCGCCAAGCTCACCTGGCGGGCGGATTTCCTGCGTGGCATCGAGCGCATCGGCGGCTTTGGCGGCAAATCCGACGTGCTGGCCACGGGTGAGGTGTTTTACAAGGACCCCGGGGCGTACAAGAAGCAGTGGGCCACGGTGCAGCAGGCATCCCCAGGCTCCCTGCAAAAGGTCGCCCAAAAATGGCTTTCCGATGGGCTTTTTGTCCTGGAGGTTCACCCGTTCCCCAAGCTGGAAGCCAAAGGCCAGGGCGTGGATCGTTCGGCTTTGCCGGCGGTGGGGGAGCTGCCTGAACCGGCCTTCCCCGAGCTGCAAACGGCCACCCTGGCCAACGGCTTGAAGGTGGTATTGGCCGAACGGCGGGCGGTGCCGCTGGTGGAAATGGAGCTGGTTTTTGATGCGGGGTTTGCTTCCGATACCCCCGAGACCCTGGGGCGGGCCAGCCTGGCCATGGCCATGCTGGACGAGGGCACCAAGACCCGCACCGCCCTGCAAATTTCCGATGAGCTGCAAAAGCTGGGGGCGGAGCTGGCCACTGGCTCCACGCTGGACAGCTCCTACGTGAGCCTTTCGGCATTGACCGAAAAGCTTGCCGACTCGCTCGCTCTGTTTGCCGACGTGGTCCTCAACCCCACCTTCCCCGAACAGGACTTCCAGCGGCTGAAGAAGCAGCAGCTGGCGGCCATCGCCCGGGAAAAGGTGACGCCGGTGGCCATGGGCTTGCGGGTGCTGCCCGCGCTTTTGTACGGGGAAGGCCACCCGTACGCGGTGCCCTTTACCGGCTCCGGCACCGAAGCCACAGTGGCCAAGCTGACCCGGGAGGATTTGGTTCGCTTCCACCAGAGCTACTTCAAACCCAACAACGCCACGCTGGTGGTGGTGGGGGACGTGAGCCTTGCCGAGCTTAAAGCTCACCTGGAGAAGCTGTTTGGTGGCTGGAAGCCGGGGGAGGTCCGGGCTAAGACGTTGCAAGCGGCTGGTGGTCCGCAGGCCCGGGAGGTGTACATCCTGGATCGGCCGGGCTCTCAGCAATCGGTGATCCTGGCGGGGCTTCTGGCTCCCCCCAAGAACGACCCGTGGGAGGAAGCGCTGAAGCTGGTCCATGAGGTTCTGGGCGGCTCCTTTACCTCCCGGCTCAACATGAACTTGCGGGAAGACAAGCACTGGTCCTACGGGGCGCGGGTGGTGTTCCCCGACGCTCGCGGGCAGCGGCCGTTTTTTGCCATGGCGCCGGTGCAGGGGGACAAAACCAAAGAAGCGCTTTTGGAAACCGTCAAGGAGTTTGAGCACATCGTGGGCGCCAAGCCCATTGCTGCCGAGGAGCTTGCCAAGGCCAAAGGCAACCTGACGCTCACCCTGCCGGGCCGGTGGGAAACCAACGAGGCAGTTCTGCGCTCGCTTTTTGAGGTGGTGCAGTTCGGCTTGCCTTTGGATTACTACAAGACCTACGCCCAGCGCATCCGCGCGGTGGAGCTGCCGGTGGCTCAGCGGGTGGCTTCGGAGGTCATTCAACCTGCCCGCATGGTTTACGTGGTGGTGGGGGACCGCAGCAAGATCGAAGCCGGCATTCGCGAGCTCAACCTGGGTCCGGTGAAGTTCCTGGACAGCGACGGCAGGCCGGTTCAATAG